One Mesotoga sp. BH458_6_3_2_1 genomic window, AATATGCTGATTGACGGAAATAGAACCCCGCCACCTTTTCGTCCTTATCGAGAGTGACTGTAATGTCAAAGATCCCATTTGCAAACCTGCATGCCAGAACAAAGGAGATCATTCCGTCACTTTTTGATGATTCCAAATTCAGAACTTCCTCAAATTCCCCTGCCAAGCCAACAATATTTGCGTATGCTCCGCTTAAAGCTTCGGGAGTGAGACTTGCCTTAACCTGTTCATTCTGAAGATCGAAGATCTTTTCGAATTCTCCGGAGAAGAATCCCTTGAGATAAGTGTCAACTATTTCATTTCCTGTTTCAATCATTATGCTATCCGTTTCGGGCTTTACGTAAGAAGATGGTCTTATGAAGAATCCTGCAACCTTTTTCTCGGCGTCCAGAGTAATTATTACGTCGAATATTCCCGCCTTGAATTCTGAGGCGAATATGTAGGACACTAGATCGCCCTGAGGTACTTCGTTTATGTCTAGGACCTGGAGGAAATCCCCAACCTGCATCTGCAATTGCCCTCTGAGATTTCTCATAGCGGAAAGCGGTTGCGCCTTCTTCATATCGGTATTCTGCAACTCATAAGCTTCGGGATATTTCCCGTTGAAGAAACTGTCAAAATACTTTTCTGCTACATCAATCGACGCGAAAGATAGAACTGATGCAATTAAAAGTGCACTTACAAGAATCCTTTTGATCATTTTCCTACCTCCTTAACCATTAGCTATATTACGTTCTGTATCATGAATGAAGATTTGCGATCACCGTCAGAATTCGGGTAACCAACTTCGACTTATAGACAAAGAAGAGCCGATAGATGCTTTAAAGAGCCGTCCTTCGTCCAAGATCATGTACACGTCCTTGGACTAGATCGAAAACCAGATCCCTGATCAGGTCCGGGATGACAGTGTTAGGTAATTACGATATCGTCATATCCCGACAAGCAAAAAAAACCGTCCTTCGTCCAAGAGCATGGACTCGTCCTTCGAAAGAGCCACTGCATGCTCTTGAACCTAAATCCCCGCTTGAGCGGGGGGGACCGCTTGCGGTGGGGAGTGTGCTCTTTGAAGAGCATCTTACATCGATCCACCTGTCCGAAATTGAACGGGTATCATTTGCTTACGAGTCATCAGTTGCTGAGCTACTATGCCAGGTCTATCTCATGTGGGGGAGACTCGTCTTACCCTCAAAGACTGACACCCTCCGCCACTTCATGGCCCTCCTCCCTCAAGTGAGGACTTAAGATCAGAATCATCACGAGCCAAACGCAGCATATACTGTCAAGGGAAAAGTATCGCATGACTTCTCATTTACTCCTGACTTATGGTTGATACGATGGGCTCTTGGCACAAGCGAATTCTTCGCTTCCTTTGTTCTGCCATTCTGTATTGATACTATGCATTATCTGCTTTATCTAGTTGCTCTTGGTAGTATCGAATATCATCTCTCTCGAAGCGAAGCTTCGTCTCAAGTTCAAAACGTCTTCTCGCTCTCTCAATATGACGTTCGTTCCTTCAGAGACACCCTCCGCCACTTCGTGGCCCTCCTCCCTCAAGGGAGGACTTAAGATCAGGATCATCACGAGCTGGATACAGCATTCGAACAAGAACCAGAGTATTGGTGGCACCTAGCTCCTGATTTATGGTTGTCATGAGCTCTCGAGCGGAATTGCGAGGACCATGATTAACGAGAAAGTTCATCGTCGGAGAGACTGAACCGTTCTGCGGTAGCCAGTTTTCAGACTTCTTTCTTTTCAAAGACCTTGTAATCAATTACGGTTAGCACTGCTGTCACTGCCAGTAATGAAACCAGATAGATCCAGTCGATAGTTCCCTTCTGAGCCACATTCGATCCCAGTACAAAAGGATATGGATTCAGCCAGGAGAGTGCGTCAATCATGCCGAGTATTGGCAATCCTAGAATTATTACTATTCCGGCGACGACTGGTTTAACCTGATCTCTACTCATTATTGAAATCATCGTGAAGAGAGAGTAGAAGAATGAGACTCCTACCAGCTGCTGGAGCAGCACCTTCAGTGTACCGGAAAACGCTGTGCTGTAACCGGCGAGATTCATTGCTATTGGACCGAGCAAGGACAGGACAGTTGTTATTATCAGTACGGCTCCGAGTCCCGCCAGATACTTCGTCCTGAAGACTTCGTTCCTGTTCTTTCTTGAAAGCAGGAAGTATATAGTCTTCTTGTCGAATTCCTTTGCAAATATGGGGAAGGCGATTAACAGAACAACGAAGGGAAGGAACTGCCCGTAGTTCTTTCCGTGCCATTGACTTAAGAGATAGTAGTTGTCGTCATTAAGTCTCGAAAGACCAGAAATGTCGCCCATAAGATTCTTAAGAAAAT contains:
- a CDS encoding ABC transporter permease subunit translates to MFYKEIHEMKLRVIIMFVVLLVSLVTTIALRPYAAQMMEEMTAQLEEMPDFLKNLMGDISGLSRLNDDNYYLLSQWHGKNYGQFLPFVVLLIAFPIFAKEFDKKTIYFLLSRKNRNEVFRTKYLAGLGAVLIITTVLSLLGPIAMNLAGYSTAFSGTLKVLLQQLVGVSFFYSLFTMISIMSRDQVKPVVAGIVIILGLPILGMIDALSWLNPYPFVLGSNVAQKGTIDWIYLVSLLAVTAVLTVIDYKVFEKKEV